GCAGTTTTGGGAAGTTCGGAAAAATTTAAAATTTTTGAATTGATAAAAGAATTTGATAAGGAAAATGTTTCGTGCATTTATGTAAATCCAACAGAAAATTTAAATGAATTTAATTCAGCACATTCTTCAGAAGGAGATGATAGAACTCGCGCATATTTCAAAATTCAAGACGGTTGCGATTATAAATGTACATTTTGTACAATTCCTTTAGCTCGCGGAGAAAGTAGAAGTTTAAATTCAGATTTAGCTATAAAGCAAATCTCAGATTTGGTGAATCAAGGTTATAAAGAAATAATTTTAACGGGTGTAAATGTTGGTGATTATGGAAAAAATATTCAAGAAAATTTTTATTCTTTGCTTCAAAAATTTGTAAATGTTGAAGGTGATTTCAGAATACGCATAAGCTCAATTGAGCCAAATTTATTATCAGATGAAATTATAAATCTTGCTGCAGAAAATCCAAAAATATGTAATCACTTTCATATTCCTTTGCAAAGCGGAAGTGATAAAATTCTAAAACTTATGCAGAGAAGATATAACACAACTTTTTATAAAAATGTAATTGAAAAAGTTGTAAATAAAATTCCGGATGTTGGAATTGGAATTGATATAATAATAGGATTTCCCGGTGAAACCGAAAAAGATTTTTTGGATACTTATAATTTTTTAAATGAACTTCCGGCTTCATATTTACATGTTTTTACATATTCAGAAAGACCAAATACTAAAGCAATTTTGATGAATGAAAAAATTTCTCATGAAGAAAAAAAACGTAGAAGCAGTATGCTGAGAATTTTAAGTGAAAAGAAAAAAAATATTTTTTACCGAAAAATGATAGGAAAAAATTTGCATGTACTTTTTGAAGAAACAGAAAAAGAAAATCATCTTTATGGTTTTACATCTAATTATGTAAAAGTTAAATATCCCTTTGAAACTGACTTGGCAAATACTTTCAAATTTGTTAACATTAAAAGTGTTAATGATAATATTTGTTTAGTAGAAAATTTTTCCAAAGAATCAAAACCGGTAGAAATTTTATTATGAAAAAATTACAATTGTTGATTTTATTATTCGTATTTACTCCACATTTTGTTGCACAAAATGAATCTTTATTAAATTTGAAAAGTAATCTTTTGGTGAATTACGAAATTAATTCATCATTAATGTTTCAAGATAATTTTGAAAAGAAAAGTGCCGCTTTAGCAGTTTTATATTCTGTTCTGCTTCCGGGAATGGGAGAATTATATGCCGGGAATTATTCAACTGGTAAATATTTTACAATTGCTGATGGGGTAATTTGGGGATTCTTTAGTGGATTTACAATTTACGGAAATAATAAAGAAAGTGATTATAAATCATTTGCAAAAAGTTATGGCAGTGTAAATTTAAGCGGTAAAGACGAAGAATATTTTGCGAATATAAGTTTATACGAAAACATTGAAGATTTTAATACCGAGCAAGAGTTAAACAGAGAATTTGATGCTGTATATAATGTTAATACACATTTCTGGGATTGGCAAAATTCTACACAAAGAAAAGTATATAGAGATTTATGGTCATCAAGCGAAACTGCTTATAGAAATGTTAGGTTTGCGGTTGGAGCATTAATCCTAAATAGAGTAGTTAGCGCAATTTTCGCTGTTAAAGCAGTAAACAATTATAACAAGCAGCAAAGTAATCAACTTTCATGGCGAGTTAACTTTGAATTTCAAAATCAACCGAATTTGACAAATAACTTTAAAATGAATTTTCAGCATTCATTTTAATTTTACAAAATCCCAATTGTGAATACAAAAGCTTTGTCGTTATAATCGTTAAATGTAATAATGTATTCAAAGTTTATAAAAAGTTGAACATTATAAGTATGTAAAACTCTAATTCCAGTTTTAAATCCTAATTCAATTCCATGAGAGTCTAATTCTTTATTCTGATAAATTCCAAATTCATCATAATTATCAAAATAATCATGTTGTACCCAATGAAATCCAAGTGAAGTTCCAACATAAGGACAAATATCCGTCGGCGAAAATAAATAATTACCGTAAATATTCATTGCAAAACCGTTTCGTGCACCAGCCATTAATCCAACAGCATAGTTTTCAATTTCATGATCAAAATAAGCATTTAGTGAAAAAACTTTTATTTCGTTATCATGTCCACTTGTTGGAAAAAGATATCCGAAATCTACACCAAAATTGTAACGTGAATTTCTCCTTAAAACTTCTTCAGATTCTTTAGCAACTATGTTTCCAATCTGCACATTTTCTTTAAACGAATTTTTGTTAGCAACACTAATTGCAACTCTTTTCATAACTGTTTCAAGATCGCCAATATTTGAAGAAGTTGCTTGTTCAATAAGGATTTTCTTCGCTGATTTTACATCAATTAAAATATATTGAACAATAACTTTGTCGCCCAAGGAATTTAATTTACAGATTAGAGATTCATCTGAATTTAATTTTGATCCTAATTCAATTGCGCATTCCTCTTCTGTACATTCACCTTCGGAAACAATTTCATATGTTTTTTTCTCTGAGATAATTTCAACATTTGAAAATTTACTTAACTCTAACCTTAAAATTGCTTCGGCAGTTTTGGATGTTGAATATTCAATTCCATTGGATACAATTGGCAAAACAACAATTTTACTTTGAGTGATATTTTGTGCGTAATTTGGAATGAATAAAAACAACAAAATTAAAAACAATAAATTTTTCATTTTAAAATTCCCCAAAATTACCAAATCAAATTACGTTGATAAAAATTATGTAACAATAAAAATTATATGTAAATATTTTTGACCATTAACATATTTAATTAGATGTAATTATTGAATTATCATTTATTTTTATTTGTTCTGTTGTTTTATTTTCAAGAAATACATTTCCAATTAATTTTACATTTTTTCCGAAAGAATAATTTCCATTAATAACTAATTTTTCGCAATTTACTAAAGAAAGTGGAAATGGAATTTTTTCATCTAAATCATCAACAAGTTTATAATTTTTTGAATCTAATCTTACAAACAAAGGCTGCAATTTTCTTTCCGGATTTATTATTACTCTAAAATTTTCAGTTAAAATATAGTTATCTGATCGAACAGCTAATAAATCATCTGTTGTTTTTACTGGTGCAAATCTTGTTCTGGGAACACAAATTGCCGAAGCATTATTAAAAACAGAAATCGCAGAACCCATTGCCGTTTCTAATTGAAATACACTTTGTGAATTTGAATTTCTCGGATCAACTGTTTTTTTATTTACAATCATTGGCAAGCCAAGGATATTATTATTTTCTTTTAAAATATTTTGCAGAGCTTTTAGGTTGATCCAAATATTATTTGTGTTAAAAAATTTATGTTTCTCAATATTTTGAAAATCGATTTCATCTGACTTTAAACACTGCGCTGATTCACGCAAAACAAATTGGTCGTTTTGGAGTTTTGCTAAATGTCCACCTTTTTTATCTGCTTCAGTTCTTTCTGTAACTTCCATTAAAAACGGAAATTTATTCTTGGCAAAATATCCTAAAATTCTCAAATCCATTACTGCGCCGAGATTATCTGAGTTCGAGATAAATGCAAATTCAAATTTATGCGATAATAATTTTTCCAACATTCCACTTGTAAAAAGTGCAGTATAGATTTCGCCATGTCCGGGCGGACACCATTCAAGATTTTCATTTTCTTTAAATTCCACAGGTTCATAATTATTAGAATTTATTTTTGGAATTTTATGTTGAAGAAAATCAAAAGGAATTTTATTATTTAATTCTGGATATTTTTTTAATACTTCCAATGATTTCTTTTCTGTATTAAAACTGTTCATCAGCACTAACGGAATTTTACTGTTAATTGTTTGCTTTACAATTATGTCTAAAAAAGTTAAATCATTTTTAATTTTAAGTAAAGATTTAGCTTCACTCAATCCCATGCTTGTTCCCAAGCCGCCGTTAAGTTTGATCATAACGGAATTTTGTAAAACTTCTTTACCAAAATTTTCAAACTCGTTATCTAATTTTTCTGAATTTTGTAAGGCATCAATTGGGAAAATTTCAGATTCGGGGAGCATTCCCGTTTCACCGCTTAATAATTGATTGTAATAAAATTCAAATGTATCAGTTACAATTTTAGGAAGATTCTCATCTTCCATTTTTTTTCTAAATTTTTCTATAGAATTTTTATGCAAAATTTCCTCCATCATTATTCGGAAATTACTTTTTTCCTTGAATATTTTATCTGCGATTTGTGTTTTTTTGATTCAATTCTTTTTTCTTTTGATAATTTTGTTGGCTTGGTTTTGTTTCTGGATTTTTCTTTTATTGCAGCTTTTTTAATAATTGCAATTAATCTTTCAATAGCATCTATTTTATTTTTTTCTTGTGTTCTAAATCGTTTTGCTTCAATAAGCAAAATTCCTTTCGAGGAAATTTTCTTACCGCCTCCTTTTATTAATCTTAACTTAACTTCTTCTGGTAAATTTTCGGAGGATTTTATATCAAACTTTAATTGAACAGCAGTTGAAACTTTATTTACATTTTGTCCACCCGGACCCGAAGATCTAATAAAAGCAAATTGTAATTCTTCTTCACTAATTTTTATGTCTGTTGTAACATCAATCAATTTAAAATCCTCTAGAAATTCAATTTAAATAAAATCAAACTGTAAAAATTTTTGACTTTTAATCTAAAATAAGATTTGCAAATTTAACTAAAAATAAAATTTAGAATTTGTCAATTATAAATAAATAGTTAAATGCAGATAAAATATAGCTTAATTGCATTTCAGACAGCCTTTAATTACTTTTAACATTCTGAAAAAATGGAGTAAAATGAATGTTAACTAGTTTAATAAGAAAGGTTTTTGGAGATAAAAATTCGCGTGCGCTTAAAGAGTTATGGCCAATCGTTGATTCTATAAAATTAGAATATGAAAAGGTTAAAGATTTATCGGAAGAGCAGCTTAAGCAGAAAACAGTTGAGTTAAAAGCAAAAATTGAAAGTGAGACTTCGGATTTAAAAAATAGAATTTCTGAATTAACTAACTCTTTAAAATCAAATGATTTTGAAGGCGATATTGAAAATACTCATATTGAATTAGAAGAATTAAATGAACAGCTTGATAATAAATATGAAGAAATTTTAAGCGCAGTTCTTCCTGAGGCTTATGCAGTTGTTAAAGCCACTTGTGCAAAATTAGTAGGTAAAACTTGGGACGCAGCCGGTTCAAAAATTACTTGGAATATGATCCCTTATGATGTACAACTTTTGGGAGGCGTTGTTTTACACCAAGGTAAAATTGCAGAAATGGCAACCGGTGAAGGTAAAACGCTTGTTGCAACACTTCCAATTTACTTAAATGCACTAACCGGAAGAGGAGTTCACATTGTAACTGTGAATGATTATTTGGCAAAACGTGATAGCGAATGGATGGGTGAAATTTTTAAATTTCACGGTTTAACGGTTGGATGTATTCTTAATACAATGGATAACGATACCAGAAAAAAAATATATGAATGTGATATTACATACGGAACAAATAATGAATTTGGTTTTGATTATTTGCGAGACAATATGGCTATTGCAAAAGAACATCTTGTTCAACGAGGTCATAATTTTGCAATTGTAGATGAAGTTGATTCAGTTCTTATAGATGAAGCAAGAACTCCGTTAATTATTTCAGGTCCGGTTGGAAATACCGAACATAAATTTGATGAAATGAAACCTAAAGTTGAAAGATTATTTAGAAAGCAAGCAGGCTTGGTAGCATCAATTGTTCAGGAAGCTGAAGATTTAATTTCAAGAGGAAGTGATAAAGAAAAAGCCGGAATAAATTTGCTTCGTGCTCACAGAGGATTTCCGAAAAATAAAAAACTTGCAAAACTTTTTAGTGAACCGGAAAATAAAAAATTAATGACAGCAACAGAATTAGAATTTCTTAGAGAAAAAGAAAAACGAATGCCGGAAATTGATGAAGAATTATATTTTGCAATTGATGAAAAAAACAATTCAATTAATCTTACCGAAAAAGGAAGAGAAGAATTAGCATACGGTTCTGCTGAAGGAAAAGAATTTTTTGTACTTCCAGATTTAGGAACCGAAATTAGCAAACTTGATAATGATGAATCGCTTAGCACTGATTTAAGACTTAAGAAAAAAGATGAACTTTACCACTTGTATAGTGAAAGAATGGATAGAATCCATACTATAAATCAACTCTTAAAGGCATATAGTTTATTTGAAAAAGATGATGAATATGTAATAACTGAAGATGGAAAAATTGCAATTGTTGATGAATTTACCGGCCGTATTTTACCCGGAAGAAGATATTCCGATGGTTTGCATCAAGCAATTGAAGCTAAAGAAAATGTAAAAGTTGAGCGTGATACTCAAACAATGGCAACAATCACACTTCAAAATTATTTTAGATTATACAAAAAATTGGCGGGAATGACCGGAACCGCAGAAACTGAAGAGGGGGAATTCCAGCAAATATATAAATTGGATGTTGTGGTAATTCCAACAAATAAACCAATTGCAAGAGATGATCAAGATGATTTTATTTATAGAACCAAACGAGAAAAACTCAATGCCGTACTTGAAAAAATAAAGGAATTAAAAGATGAAAAAAGACCTGTTCTTGTCGGTACAACAAGCGTAGAACTTTCTGAAACTATAAGCAGAATGTTAAAACGTCAGGGAATAGCTCACAATGTTCTAAATGCAAAGCAGCATAAAAGTGAAGCGGAAATTGTTGCCTTTGCTGGTCAACCTGGAGCTGTAACAATTGCAACAAATATGGCTGGTCGTGGAACAGATATAAAACTTGGCGAAGGAATTACGGAAAAAGGTGGATTATACATTTTAGGAACAGAAAGACATGAATCAAGAAGAATTGATAGGCAGTTAAGAGGAAGGTCGGGTAGACAAGGTGACCCCGGAACTTCAAAATTTTATGTTTCACTTGAAGATGATTTGATGCGATTATTCAGCAGCGATCGTGTGACAAATATTATGAGCAAAATTGGATTTGAAGAAGGTGAGGCATTAACACATCCGATGATTACAAAATCAGTTGAACGTGCTCAGAAAAAAGTGGAAGAAAACAACTTTGCTATTAGAAAAAGACTTCTTGAATATGATGATGTAATGAATCAGCAGAGAAGTGTTATTTATTCAAGACGACAAAGAGCTCTTGAAGGTGAAAGATTAAAAACCGAAATATTTGAATTATTGACCGAATATGTTGAAGTAACCGTAGACAAGTATTTTGATGATGTAAATGTTGATTCATTGAAAGCCGATTTGCTTCAGCATTTGCTCATTGAAGTAAAAATAAATCCGGAGGAATTTGAACAAAAAGGTAAAGCCGGAATTGCTGATTTAATAATGCAAACGGCAAAAGATTTTTATGCGCGAAAAGAAGAAATGATCGGCTCTGATTTAATGGCTCGATTAGAACGTTATGCAGTTTTAAGTGTTATCGATGAAAAATGGAAAGAACATTTGAGAGAAATGGACGATCTCAAAGAAGGAATTGGTCTAAGGGCTTACGGACAGAAAGATCCACTCGTTGAATATAAATCTGAAGCATATCATTTGTTTGTAAGCTTAATATCAGACATAAGAAATGAAGTTATTTCTTTCTGTTTCAAGTTTTTCCCTCAACAGCCAGATGAAGTTCAAGCTCGCAGAGCGCGTCAACTAAGGATGCAGACAGTTAAAGACAGTGTTCAAAATTTAGGTTTGCAAAATTCCGAAACAGCTAAGGAGAGCAGAAACAGAGGGAAACAACAACCAATTAAAGTTGAAGAAAAAGCCGGGAGAAACGATCCTTGCCCTTGTGGAAGTGGTAAGAAATATAAAAATTGTCATGGACGTGAATAGTGAAAAAAATTGAAGCGATTATTAGAACACATCTTTTAGAAAATGTTAAACAAGCTTTATTTGAGTTTGGAATTGGAGGCTTAACTATTTCTGAAATAAGAGGTTATGGAAGGCAAAAAGGACATAAAGAGATCTACAGAGGGAGCGAATACCAAATTGATTTTGTTCCAAAATTAAAATTAGAAATTGTAGTTAATGATAATATTTTTGAAAAAGTAATTAATACTATTATTGAAAAAGCTAAAACAGGTAAAATTGGTGATGGTAAAATATTTGTTTCGAATATAGAGGACGTAATTAGAATTAGAACCGGCGAAAGCGGACCAGAAGCACTTTAATTTTTATTTGATAAATGAATAAACTAAATAAAAAAAATATCGCTTTAATTTTCGTAACACTATTTGCAACAAGTTGTGGGTTTTGGACAAATTTCAAAACCTATTTTAATACATATTATAATGCAAATGAACTTTTCATTGAAGCTGAAACAGAGGTTTTAGAATTAAGAAAAAAACTCTTCAGTTTTGAAGAAGTAAAAGTTCCTAGTAATATTATTAAAAAGTTTGATGAAGTAATTGAGAAAACATCTGCAATAATGCAATATCACAAAGATTCAGATTATTTTGAAGATGCAATTCTAATGACCGGCAAATCATTTTATTATCAGCAAAATTATTCAAGAGCATTAAGAAAATTTGTTGAATTAGAATCAATACCAGAAAGTGAATTATCTTTAGAAAATAGTCTGTGGATTGGTAAAACCCAGCTTCAACTTAGAGAATTTAAAAAATCTTTGAACAAATTAGATGAAGTTAAATTAAAAGCACTGGAAGATGAAGATCAAATAATTTTGGAAGAAGTTTTTAAAACCAAAATTGGCTATTACTTATATGAAAAGGATTATCAAACTGCATCAAATGAAATTAAGGAATTTTTAGCAACAGAAATTTCAGATGAACTGCGTGCGGAAGTTCTTTATGAACTTGGAACATTATATGTTCTGCTTGAAGATTTTCAAGAAGCTGAAAAAGCATTAGTTCAAGTTGAAGAATATTCTCCAACACCGGAAACAGAATTTAAAAGCAGGTTTGAACTTGCTAAAATTCAAAAAGATTTTGGAAACACAGAGAAAAGTTTAGAACTTTTAAATGAATTAAGAGATGAAGGAAAATTTGCTGATAATTTGGATAAAATAGATTTAGAAATTGGTAAAATAAACTATGAAATTGGAAATATTGAGTCGGCTTTGGATAATTTTACAGAAGTTGATACAAGTTTTACTAAAACTGAAGCAGGTGGAATTGCCGGTTTTTACCGTGCAGAAATTATTGAAAATTATATTCACGATTATGACAGTTCATTGGTGCTTTATAAGAAAACAACCAGCTCTTTGGCAACTCAAGAAATAAAGGAAAAAGCAAAAAGTAAATCAATAGTTCTTGAAAAATATTTAACTTATAAAAAAGAAATTGCAAAACTTGATAGAGATTTTCAATATCTGACAAATGAAGAAAGATTTATTAAAGATTCGCTTGATTATGTTCAACTTTTACGATTAGATTCTTCAAGAACACAAAATCAAAATCAAGGAAATGTTAGAGGCGGAAATAGAAATGCAAAACAAACTACCTTAAAAATTCCAAAACCAATTAGACCAAAAATCAGCGTTGATTCAATACATGCCTTAAATAGTAAACAGTATTTTGAACTCGCAAATTTATTTTTTACTGAATTGAATTTCCCGGATTCTGCATATATCTATTATAAACTATCACTCGATGAAAAAGAGGAAAATCCAAATCAAGCTCAAACATATTATGCAATTGGAAGTTATTATCAAACAATTAATCAAAAAGCTAAAGCTGATAGTATGTTTACACTTGTGTTTGAAAAATTCCCTTTTAATAGATTAAGAAATGAAGCTGCAAAACATTTGGGTAAACCTCTCTATGATTTTGATAAAGATCCGGTTGAAGAACAATATACTATTGCCGCAGAAATGTATTACAAATCCGATTTTAAAAATGCCTTAAAGAATTTATTTAATATTTACAAGAATCATCCGAATTCTATTTATGCATCAAAATCACTTTATACAATTGGTTACATTTTGGAAAATAATTTAAATATGCCGGATTCTGCTGCATCAATTTATGATACATTAAGTACAAAATATAAAACAACAGAATATGCAAAATCAATTCAAGCAAAATTAAACGGACATAAACTTTCCAAAACAGAAAACACAAATAATGTGAAAACAAAAAAAATAAGTTCGGATACTTTAAAAACGAATCCAGTTATAATTGAAACAGAGATAGAAAATAAAACTGAAATTGATGAAGTTTTACAAATGCAAGATGAACAGAAAAATTTTGATGAAATAGAAAAAGTTAAAGTAGATGAAAAAAATATAAATTTTGACTCGAAAGGCGAAATAATAGAAAATGAAATTACAAAAAAGGATAGTATTATTGAATTAAATGAAAATGTTATTAATGATAAAAGTGAAGATAGTATTTTTGATTTAACAAAAATTCCCGTTGTTAGCAGAGATATTTACAAAAATGAAGAAGATTATTTTGTACAAGTTTCATCTTGGCAAACAGAAGAAATTGCAATTTCCGAGGTTGAAAAAATTAAATTAAAAAATTACAATTCCTTTTTTACCAAAACTTTTGTTACTGAGTTAGACAAAAATTACTACAGAGTTTTAGTCGGTCCTTTTAATACATTTACCGAAGCAAAAAAAGTAAGATTTAAGTTTAACAAATATTAATTCATTCTACCAATTCGATTTCCTCAATGAACCACAAGAAAATTTTGAGTTTGATTGAAAATGGTGAATCTCTTACCGTTGAGTTTAAGCAAAGATTTTCTGATTACAATAAAATAGCGAAAGAATTTATAGCTTTTGCAAATACAAAAGGCGGAATAATTTTATTTGGAATTGATGATGACGGTTCGGTGTATGGCGTTGACAGCGAAAAAAGTGAATACGAATTAATTAAAGAAACGTTTGAAAATTATTGCGAACCAAAAATTGATTATGAAATAAGTTATCACAGTTTGGAAAACAAAGAAATTGTTTGTGTAGAAATTTCTGAATCGAAAAATAAACCTCACAGAATTCAAGATTATAAAACAAATTTAGATTTAAAATCAGCACAAGTTTATATTCGTATTAATGATAAGAGTGTTCCAGCAAGTAAAGAAATGATGAAAATTTTGCAAAGCCGAAGCAGCGAACAAATATTAAAAAATTATTCAATTGGAAAAAATGAAAAAATTGTTTTTGAATATTTGGGTGAAAATGATTCTATAACTGCAAAAAAATTAAGTTCAATTGCAAATATTTCATCTAGAAGAGCATCGCGTACACTAATAAATTTAGTGAGAACAGATATTCTTGCAATTCATACAAAAGATGATGGAGAAGATTATTTTTCTAATCTTACATAGAATCAAAAATTTTTCTCAATTCAAAAATTGCAATTCCGTAAGCAACTGCAACATTTAAAGATTGTTTAATACCATATTGCGGAATTTCAATCGAAATATCACAAAGATCAATCAGCTCTTGGTTAACACCACTTATTTCATTCCCAACAATTAGGCATAATGGTAAATTATTTTTTTGTAAATCAGAATAAGAAATATTATTGTTTGTTTGTTCAAGCGCACAAATTGTGTAACCTTTCGATTTATATTCATGAATTACGGATTTTGCATCTTCCGAAAATTCCCAAGTAACACTTTCTTGTGAGCCCAATGCAGTTTTTAAAACGTCTTTATTAGGTGGATGTGGAGTATAACCACATAAATAAAGTTTTTCAATCATTGCACCATCTGAAGTTCTAAAAATAGATCCAACATTATAACTGCTCCTAATTGAATTTAATATTACTACAACCGGTAACTTTTTTACTGAATCAATATTTCCTAATGTTGCACGATTTACAGAAATTTCAGAATGTGTAAGTTTTTTCATAAATACAATATTTAATAACTTTTTTACTTTTGATTTTCGTTTATTGCAAGTTGACCGCAAGCTGCAGCAATATCATCGCCTTGAGTGTTTCTCAACATTACAAAAATATCTTTACTCATTAATTTTTCTGCAAATTCTTTAACTTGGTCCAACGGAGTTGGTTCTAATTTTGCAGAAAATCCGTCTTTTGCAATATGAGAAATACTGTTGAAAGGAATTATATTTACCTTTGATGGAAGTTGACTGCACAATTTTCTTAATGCATCCAAATCTTCTTTTCTGTCATTTATTCCCTTAAGCATTGTATATTCAAACATAATTTTTGTTTTGGTTTGCTTGGCATAATACTTTAATGCCTCAACATTTTCTTGAAGATTATACTTTAAATTTATCGGCATAATCTGATTTCGAATTTCATCAAAACAAGAATGAAGCGATAAAGCAAGTTTTACTCTCAATCCAGTATCTGCTAACTCCCTAATTTTATTGGGAATTCCCGCAGTAGAAACTGTAATTCGAGTTCTACCAATTTTATTTCCTAAATCTTGAAGCAATATTTTTAAAACTTTTTCAGTTGCAGAATAATTTAAAAGCGGTTCGCCCATTCCCATAAAAACAATATTAGTTACTTCATATGGTAGAATATGTTTTGATGTCAGCAAATATTGATCTAAAATTTCACCGATACTTAAATTTCTTGTATATCCCATAACACCGGTTGCACAAAATTTGCAATCAAGCGGACAACCGACTTGGGTTGAAATACAGAGTGTGCGTCTGTCTTTCTCCGGAATTATAACAGATTCAATTTTTTTTCCATCATTAGTTTCAAACAAATATTTTACAGTATCTGTAGATGAAGAAGATTTTTTTTGTGATAATTTTAATGAATTTAGATTTGTTTCTTCTTTTAATTTGTTTCGTAGTAAAATTGGAATGTTTGTCATTTCATCAAAATCATTTGCATAATTTTGGTAAATCCAATTAAAAATTTGTTTCCCTCTAAAAGCAGAATCACCTAAATCTTTAGTAAATTGTTGAATCTCGGAAAGATTGAAATTTTTTATATCAATTAATTTTGGTTGTGTTTTCATACATGCAAATATAAGCAAGTGATGATAATAATCTTATCCTAAACATCTAAAATTAAAAGAAAAATATTTATTTGAAATTTCGAAATACATTGTTAGTTTGAAGTTATTAAAGATGCTTTAATCCTATATTTTAAAATAATTAGGAGTTAAAAATGAATTTTGATTTCACGGAAGAACAACTAATGATTCAGCAAACTGCAAGGGAATTTACCCAAGCAGAAATTGCCCCAACAGCAATTGAGCGGGATAAAGAAGCAAAATTTCCGACAGAAATTGTAAAAAAGCTTGGGGAGCTTGGTTTCATGGGAATGATGATTGATCCCGAATTTGACGGTGCCGGAATGGATACTGTTTCATATGTTTTAGCAATGATTGAAATTGCCAAAGTAGATGCTTCAGTTGCTGTGATTATGTCTGTTAATAATTCTTTAGTTACAACCGGTTTACAAAAATGGGGATCGGATTATATTAAAGAAACGTTTCTTAAACCATTGGCAAAAGGTGAAAAATTAGGTGCTTTTGCTTTATCTGAACCGGAAGCCGGAAGTGACGCAACTCATCAGCAAACTTATGCAAATAAAGATGGAGATTTTTGGATTTTAAACGGAACAAAAAATTGGATAACAAACGGACAAAATGCAGATTATTTTATTGTAATGGCTCAAACAGATAAAGAGAAACGTCACAAAGGTATTACGGCATTTATGGTGGAAAAAGGAATTGAAGGTTTTACCCACGGTGTGAAAGAAGATAAATTAGGAATCAGAAGTTCTGATACTTGTACTTTAAATTTTACTAATTGTAAAATTCCTGAGGAAAATATTATTGGAGAGGTCGGGAAAGGTTTTAATTTTGCAATGGATACATTAAATGGTGGACGTTACGGAA
The nucleotide sequence above comes from Ignavibacteriota bacterium. Encoded proteins:
- the secA gene encoding preprotein translocase subunit SecA — translated: MLTSLIRKVFGDKNSRALKELWPIVDSIKLEYEKVKDLSEEQLKQKTVELKAKIESETSDLKNRISELTNSLKSNDFEGDIENTHIELEELNEQLDNKYEEILSAVLPEAYAVVKATCAKLVGKTWDAAGSKITWNMIPYDVQLLGGVVLHQGKIAEMATGEGKTLVATLPIYLNALTGRGVHIVTVNDYLAKRDSEWMGEIFKFHGLTVGCILNTMDNDTRKKIYECDITYGTNNEFGFDYLRDNMAIAKEHLVQRGHNFAIVDEVDSVLIDEARTPLIISGPVGNTEHKFDEMKPKVERLFRKQAGLVASIVQEAEDLISRGSDKEKAGINLLRAHRGFPKNKKLAKLFSEPENKKLMTATELEFLREKEKRMPEIDEELYFAIDEKNNSINLTEKGREELAYGSAEGKEFFVLPDLGTEISKLDNDESLSTDLRLKKKDELYHLYSERMDRIHTINQLLKAYSLFEKDDEYVITEDGKIAIVDEFTGRILPGRRYSDGLHQAIEAKENVKVERDTQTMATITLQNYFRLYKKLAGMTGTAETEEGEFQQIYKLDVVVIPTNKPIARDDQDDFIYRTKREKLNAVLEKIKELKDEKRPVLVGTTSVELSETISRMLKRQGIAHNVLNAKQHKSEAEIVAFAGQPGAVTIATNMAGRGTDIKLGEGITEKGGLYILGTERHESRRIDRQLRGRSGRQGDPGTSKFYVSLEDDLMRLFSSDRVTNIMSKIGFEEGEALTHPMITKSVERAQKKVEENNFAIRKRLLEYDDVMNQQRSVIYSRRQRALEGERLKTEIFELLTEYVEVTVDKYFDDVNVDSLKADLLQHLLIEVKINPEEFEQKGKAGIADLIMQTAKDFYARKEEMIGSDLMARLERYAVLSVIDEKWKEHLREMDDLKEGIGLRAYGQKDPLVEYKSEAYHLFVSLISDIRNEVISFCFKFFPQQPDEVQARRARQLRMQTVKDSVQNLGLQNSETAKESRNRGKQQPIKVEEKAGRNDPCPCGSGKKYKNCHGRE
- a CDS encoding SPOR domain-containing protein; protein product: MNKLNKKNIALIFVTLFATSCGFWTNFKTYFNTYYNANELFIEAETEVLELRKKLFSFEEVKVPSNIIKKFDEVIEKTSAIMQYHKDSDYFEDAILMTGKSFYYQQNYSRALRKFVELESIPESELSLENSLWIGKTQLQLREFKKSLNKLDEVKLKALEDEDQIILEEVFKTKIGYYLYEKDYQTASNEIKEFLATEISDELRAEVLYELGTLYVLLEDFQEAEKALVQVEEYSPTPETEFKSRFELAKIQKDFGNTEKSLELLNELRDEGKFADNLDKIDLEIGKINYEIGNIESALDNFTEVDTSFTKTEAGGIAGFYRAEIIENYIHDYDSSLVLYKKTTSSLATQEIKEKAKSKSIVLEKYLTYKKEIAKLDRDFQYLTNEERFIKDSLDYVQLLRLDSSRTQNQNQGNVRGGNRNAKQTTLKIPKPIRPKISVDSIHALNSKQYFELANLFFTELNFPDSAYIYYKLSLDEKEENPNQAQTYYAIGSYYQTINQKAKADSMFTLVFEKFPFNRLRNEAAKHLGKPLYDFDKDPVEEQYTIAAEMYYKSDFKNALKNLFNIYKNHPNSIYASKSLYTIGYILENNLNMPDSAASIYDTLSTKYKTTEYAKSIQAKLNGHKLSKTENTNNVKTKKISSDTLKTNPVIIETEIENKTEIDEVLQMQDEQKNFDEIEKVKVDEKNINFDSKGEIIENEITKKDSIIELNENVINDKSEDSIFDLTKIPVVSRDIYKNEEDYFVQVSSWQTEEIAISEVEKIKLKNYNSFFTKTFVTELDKNYYRVLVGPFNTFTEAKKVRFKFNKY
- a CDS encoding P-II family nitrogen regulator; translated protein: MKKIEAIIRTHLLENVKQALFEFGIGGLTISEIRGYGRQKGHKEIYRGSEYQIDFVPKLKLEIVVNDNIFEKVINTIIEKAKTGKIGDGKIFVSNIEDVIRIRTGESGPEAL